AAGCCTACCGATAACGGTTTCTGCAAATGGAACTATTAAACCAGAAAGATCGATTAACATTAGTCCAAAAAATGCGGGTGTACTGAAAACACTCCTTGTAAAGGAGGGAGATACTGTTAAACAAGGGCAAGCGATCGCTTACATGGATGACTCAAACCTTAAAGGACAACTCATGCAAGCACGGGGACAATTAGCACAAGTGGAAGCTAATTTGCAAAAATTGATTGCGGGTACCCGTCCTGAAGAAATTGCTCAAGCAAAGGCTCAACTGGACGAGGCTTTAGCAAATTTACAAAAAGTTATTGTCGGTCACCGTCCTCAAGAAATTGCTCAAGCTGAAGCACGCTTAAAAAGTGCTAGAGCTAGTTTAAGAAAAGTAGAGGACGATTTTCGCCGCAATAAAAATTTGTATGATGCTGGCGCTATTTCTCTTCAGACTTTAAATCAAAAACGTGCAGATCGAGACAGCGTTGAAGCTCAAGTTATGGAAGTGCAGCAAGCACTGGCATTGCAAAAAGAAGGATCGCGTCAAGAAGATATCGAACAAGCACGAGCTGTCGCTAGGCAAAGAAAGCACGCCCTGACACTGTTAGAAGTAGGGACGCGCAAAGAAGACATTGATGCAGCACGCGCTCAAGTGATTTCTGCTCGCGGTTCATTACAAAATATCCAAACACAAATCAATGACACGATCATTCGCGTCCCGTTTGATGGCGTTGTGACTAAAAAGTTTGCCGATCCTGGGTCTGTTGTGACTCCTACAACCTCAGCAAGTTCTGTTTCTTCCGCGTTGTCTTCCTCTATCTTGTCCCTAGCGTCTACAAATCAGGTTGTCACAAATGTTGCTGAAACAAACATTGCAAAAATACGCCTCAGTCAGAAAGTCACGATTACAGCAGATGCTTATCCAGGAAAAACTTTTGAGGGACAAGTCAATCAAATTGCTGCCCAAGCAACATTAGAGCAGAATGTCACTAGTTTTGAGGTCAAAGTTACAATTATTTCTGACTCGGAAAAGCTACTAAAATCTGGGATGAATGTGGAAGCACAGTTTCAAGTTGATCGCTTGCAAGATGCTCTAGTCGTTCCCACTGCAGCAGTCGTGCGCCGAGAAAATTTAACGGGTGTATTAGTAGCAGGTATTGATAATATGCCCGTGTTCGTACCTGTTGAAATTGGCGTCACGGTGGAAAACTTGACTGAAATTCGGTCGGGGTTGAAAGGAGATGAGAAGGTATTGCTAAGTATTCCAAGGAATTATGAAGTTGAATCGGCTAAGCAGTTATCGTAACGTAGCAATTTTAGAAATCTTTTCAATCGCAGCAGAGGCATTATGGAGCAATAAATTACGCACGGGACTGACTATGCTTGGCGTAATTATTGGGATATCTTCAGTTATTTCTATTACTTCTGTTGGTCAAGGCGTACAAAAGGGAGTGGAGAAAGAAATACAAGCCTTGGGTACAAATGTTTTGCAAGTCTTTGCTGGTGCTGCTAGAAACGGAAATATCAGTCAAGGACAGGGGTCTGCAAGTACGTTGACATGGGAGGATGCTAAGGCGATCGCAAAGCAAGCACCTTCTGCGGAGGCTGTTTCTGCTTACTTACAATGGACAGCACAGGTAGTTTATGGAGGACAAAATACCTCAACAACAGTCTACGGTACGGATTTAAATTATCCAGAATTAAGAAATACGTACTCCCAACAAGGGAGATTTTTTAATCAAGAGGAACTGGAAACGGCGAAGCAAGTTGTTGTTTTGGGTCCAACCGTTCAAAAAACTCTTTTTAAAGAAGGGGTCAGGGTGATAGGTGAAAGAATCAGAATTCAAGGAGATGCTTACAAGGTGATTGGGTTGATGGAAGCTAAGGGTGCTCTCGGACCAATGGATCGAGATGACCAAGTTTATATTCCCTTGAGCAGTATGTCAGCAAGATTGGTTGGTAGAAATGCTTTATCTAGTGTTTCTGTTGATGGAATTTTGATTAAAGCTAGCGATCGCGAAACGCTGGATGCAGCCCAATTTCAAGTGACTAATCTTTTGCGTTTGCGTCACAATATTCACCCACCACAAGCTGATGATTTTAAAATTACTAGCCAAGCGGATATTATCAATACTTTTAGCAGTATCGTGGGTTTGTGTACGGTTATGGTAGTTGCGATCGCCAGTATTTCGTTAATAGTGGGAGGGATTGGGATTGCTAATATTATGCTGGTTTCTGTTGTGGAAAGAACGCGAGAAATTGGAATTCGCAAAGCAGTAGGAGCTACTTATTCAGTGATTCTCAATCAATTTTTAATAGAAGCGATCGTGATTTCTACTGTAGGAGGTTGCATTGGTACTGTCACTGGTATTTGTATTGCAGCTTTAGCATCTGTTGTATTTGGATTTCCGTTTATCGTTGCATCTTGGTCAGTTATTGTTGGTTTTGGGCTTTCGTTTGTGGTTGGGCTATTGGCTGGAGTTATGCCTGCACGTAATGCAGCTAAATTAGACCCGATTGCTGCTTTAAGAAGTGATTAAAGGTTGGGTTTTTGTTGTTTTGAATGTACAAATTTGAGATATGGCAGTCCTATTTGATTGGTAAAAATTATTAACCGCAAAGACGCTAAGAGCGCTAAGAAAAGAGTAATACCATTTCACTTTAATCGCGATACATTTAAATTCTGTAAAGACGCGCCATGGCGCGTCTCTACGTTTTAGATTTGTATCATCCTTTTCGTAAAATGGTAGAAAGAAGGAATTTGGCGAATGATTTGGGCAACTAGAATGGAACTGGAAAATTTTCTAATGAACCGCAGAGGCGCTGAGGGCGCAGAGGGAAGAAAGAGAGAATTGCCAAAATTCAATTGGGTTTTGATAGAGAGTGTTTCTTTCTATTTGAATCCAAAATCTAAAATCCAAAATTGGTATATGAAGTATTACTCAGTCTTCATGCATTCTCTTGGGATTGCGGTAGGAGCAGTTTTTTGTGTCTTTGCTTTTCAAAAAGCGGCTGCAACAACTCCTGAGATAAATAAAATTACAAAAATTTTTCAAACTCCTGATGCTTTAAAGGTTTCTGATTAACTTAATCCCAATCCAAATTTTTTACCAATATTGCTCGGTTAACGACAATTGAGGTGTCAGAACCCCGGTTTCTTCAAGAAACCGGGGTTCTAATTTCCGCTTAGGGGTTTTAATTTCTGTTACCAGTTAAGCTTCTGCGTTTGCTGAAGTCAAATTAAATTGAGATGTGTTTAGTTCTATGACTTTTCTTAGCCTAGAAATAACAAAGGGTTTATCTAGATAAGAGAGTAAGGCACCTGCTTTTGGTCCACGTTCCTTAGCTACAAAAGATAAGTACACGGCTTTAAATGCATTAGCCTGTTGAATTTGTAGCTCTTTTGAAGTAGCAAAAAGGGTCGTTTGTAACTCTTCACTTTCCCAATTTGTAACTTTCTCCAAATTTTCTGCTAGTTTTTCAAGGTATGAAAGCTGTTCTTCAGTTAATCCTGTAGCCTTATCTGGAACTTGTTCAAGATGAATAACTAACTTTTCTTCTTCCTCTGCATAATCTTGTAGCCACTTTTTAGCAGCAGCAATCCTTTGATTTATAATTGACCAATCGTACTCACTTAAAGGTTTAGTACTCCGTTTTGCGACTTCCTCTTGAATATCAAGGTGTGGAATTTGTAATAGCGAAATCAGCGTACTGAAATCAAATGGATTATAAGATTTTATCTCGTCTTTAAGCTGGGCATAAAATAGAGGCATAAACTCTTGAGCCAATTCTGGATTTTCAGGTTGAGTCTCAAGGTAAGCTTGATAGTTTTCAACTAAAGTATCATAGTCTCGTAAAAGACGAGTTACAGTTTCATAGTTGGGAGCAAAGTTAATCACTGTTCGTGGTTGAGTACGCAACATTAGAAAGCGTAGTAACTCGGGAGGAAGTAGTTCAGCAATTTCTTTGGCACTTGAACCCACACCCTTGGACGAACTCATTTTAGTTCCATTCACTAGGATAAATTCATAGGGAGAATGGAATGGGGGCTGTTTTTTTAAAACTTTACGACATATGGAATTTGCCACATCTCTCGAACCACCTTTTTGAGAGTGGTCTTTACCTGCCATCTCGATAGTCACACCTAATAAATCCCACTTGGCAACCCATTCTACTTTCCAAGGCAGCTTACCATTTCCATCAAAGGGAGAAACCCAACCTGAGTGACCGCAACCTTGTACCCAGTTTGTAGCATCTGGTTTACAAGTATAAAAAACTTCTGAGTCGTTATAATCCGTAACGCTGGTGGTAGCGATTTTACCGCAGTTTTCACAAACAATTTGAAACGGATACCAGTTATCGGGGCGATCTGCCTTGCTTATCTCTTTATAAGCTTCTCGAACTAGGTGAGCATTTTTGAGGAAAATATCGATGTGGCTGTTAAGTTGTCCAGAACGATATAAATCTCGCAAGTAGTATACTTCTGGTTTAACTCCCAAAAACTCAAAGACTTCCAAAAATTCACCCATAAAATACTTAGCGTAATCACTCGCTGTATCCTCTGGAGAGGGTACATGACTCAGCGGACAACCAAGATAAGGAGAAAATTTTTCTTTATTTAGGTACTTGGGAACGGTATCCAACGCGTCGTAGTCATCAACACCGTACAAAAACTTTACAGGCTTACCTGCGTGTTTTAAGGCACGATAAATAACATCATGTATAATAACACCACGCAATGACCCTACGTGTACTCTTCCAGAAGGAGTCTTGGAATCATTGATTACTTGGTTACCTTGTGAATCAGCAGCGATTTTATCAGCCCAAAACATTGTTTGACATCTGTGCTTTAGAGTCTCCATATTCTAACTCTATCCCCGAATTTCTCACAAGTCAGTCAAAAAAATCACAGTCTTTCCCAGCTATCGTAATTCGGGCGATCGCAAATCTGATACCATTTTGGATTTGAGATGCGTAGATGCGTGGATTGAGAAAGCTGATTAAGGAATGTGAATTTAATAAAGTGCAAGACTCTTGTGGAGTGGGCGTCAAAGCCCGCTTGTTCTCTGGGACGGGCAAGATGCTGGTTGTCCGTCGTTGGCTCCTTGTATACTTCTGCGTCAAGGCCTGCTCGTTCTCTGGGACGGGCAAGATGCCCATCCCACAAGAAATATAATTTATTTTGTGTTCCTAATAAAGATTGAATTCCTAAATGCTTACATTGCTTGCGCATCCCACAAGAAATATAATTTATTTTGTGTTCCTAAGCCTGCCGAAGATTCAGTGCGGATCTTTATTTTAGACGTTGGGTTAGTAAGCAAGACGATTACTTAAGGTTCCAGTAACCTCGACACCAAGAGATAATAATATTATGATTTTAGAGAAGTCTTATAAATTTTTGGCAAGGCAAAGCACGGGCAAAAACCCCCCACCTCCCGCCAAATCGACAGAACCTAGACAAATCAATAGTTTTAGCAATTGAGGTATGAGCATAGAGCTTGTTCGTGAAAGCCAGAAATGGACTTTTAAAACACTCCCGCCAAAAATACTCGTGGAAATGGCTCTACAGTTAGCTTTGATAGGCTGCCCTCTTTCAAATAAATGAAACCCGTTCGCGGGATTGAAACAAAGAACAAGATATCAAGACTGTTGATAAAAAACTCTTTCAAATAAATGAAACCCGTTCGCGGGATTGAAACAAAGCAATTATGCAATCTCTGTAATATTATCTTTAACCTTTCAAATAAATGAAACCCGTTCGCGGGATTGAAACCTTAATCAAAAAGATCAAGCGCCAACTTTACTAGACTCTTTCAAATAAATGAAACCCGTTCGCGGGATTGAAACTGCTACTGGGTGTGCGGTGTCCAATGAATTTTTCAACTCTTTCAAATAAATGAAACCCGTTCGCGGGATTGAAACATAATAATATTTCCTCTGAGGTATCATCTACTCCAGCTCTTTCAAATAAATGAAACCCGTTCGCGGGATTGAAACTTGAATTTTCCCCTTTTACTTCTGTTAGCAAGAATTCTCTTTCAAATAAATGAAACCCGTTCGCGGGATTGAAACCCCTCCATCTACAGAAGCGTTTGATGATTTTATAGAACTTTCAAATAAATGAAACCCGTTCGCGGGATTGAAACCGCTAGATGACCTTTAGGGCTGCTTAGTAGGTTCCGCTTTCAAATAAATGAAACCCGTTCGCGGGATTGAAACACGCAAGTGCCTATATAAAGAAGTTAGAAACGTTGTCTTTCAAATAAATGAAACCCGTTCGCGGGATTGAAACTCATCACTGGCTAGCCAGGTAGTAGAAGGACTTAAGCTTTCAAATAAATGAAACCCGTTCGCGGGATTGAAACATGTTGTTGAAATCAAAAAAAGTAGAAAGACTTTCTTTCAAATAAATGAAACTTCATTCTTGAATGTTTTCTAATAATTGTGTTTCCATTGCCACTACTTTGGCTAGCTGTTGTTCTAAAGCTTGCTTGCGTTGGCGTATTCTTTGTAATCTTTCCCTCTTCGCTTCCTTACTAAAAAACTGGTCAAAGAAAAAGTCTTGTTCTCCTTTTGTTAATCGCCCTATGCAGGGGTCTTTATCAATTTCATCAAGTGCTTGAAAAATAGCAATCTGTTCTGATGTTGGCGTATTGTCGGGAGACTTCATATTATTATACTTAACCCTAAAGGCATTGTTTCAATTCCGCAAGCGGAAGTCATTAATATGAAACGCCGCTCAACAATTTGCTTCCCCAGATTTCGACTTGTTTCAATTCCGCAAGCGGAAGTCATTAATATGAAACTAAAATGGCGATTGCGCTCCCATGACAAAACCCACGTTTCAATTCCGCAAGCGGAAGTCATTAATATGAAACCCGAAATTTGAAACCCTGTACCATCTTAGTTTCTACGAGCATTTTTGGCAGGGGAGGTCAAAAACTCCATTTCAGCAGATCGCAGAAACTGTCAAATAATTGACTTTACAAGACAAATTCCTGTCATGATAAGGGTTACAGACTTTTGGCGGGAGGTAGGGGGTTTTTGCCCGTGCTTTGCCCCGCCAAAATTTTGAGCATATTCCAATCTCAAGGTACAGAAGTGACCGGAGCTTGCTGAAAACAGACTGCGGTACTGTATAAGCTAAAGATAAATGCTCTCATGAAAATTGTCAAATTGATTTTTTTTATTCTTTTTCTGTTTTTTAACGTCTATATTTAATTTAAGTTTTTCTGTTTGATATCCCAATGCAGACGCTTTTCCTAACTCAATATTAGACTTCTTGTATCAGAAAATTTTATCTGCGTGCATCTGCGTGCATCTGCGGTTAATTATTCATTTTTTTGACTTTTGCAAGAAGTCTATTCCTTTTGCGATCGCTGGCGGCATTGATAAGTCAGTCGTCACGGCATTTGAAGTGAACTTGTCCAATTCTAAAAGGAATTTGCACAAACAGGATACACCCTACAAATAATATCTATTTCCTTATTATTTCATAACAATCGCGTCTTTCTTTGCGCCTTTGTGTGAGATGTAATCAATTTTCATCTGCCGATAATTTTTCCCATATCTTCTGATACTCTTCTTTCATCTCATCAGCCAACTTTTGCGGACTGAGAATTTGAACATTTTCTCCATATTTCAAAATACGCTGACGAAACCAAAACCAATAATCTATCGTGGCTTCGATGTCGCGAAATTTTCCTTCCGGATCGCTGCAAACAATGACTTCATCCTTCCGTCGAGGTTTGTAATTGGCTAATTGTCCGCTCGTGCGATAACGTACTTTCAATGTGGGAAAGTCACATGATGACCAACGAGTATCTGATGCAGCACCAACATTGACTATTCTATCAAGGCGAAAGATATGATTCTGGTCGATGTTGGGCCAATAGTCAAAACGCTTGGAACGCCAGTCTGGTCTAAATGCAAACAGGTAGAGAACACCGTCGTGCAATCGCAACTCCGAACGGTCAATATCCCAGATTCTCCCTTCTCCTGGTTGGCTTTGATAGCGAATTGTATAACGACACTGTTGCTGAAAGCGTTCTTGGAGTTGACGCACAATGGTATCCAAATTGCGATCGCTATAATCAACAGGAGGACTAAAATCGACTTTAACAAACGCTGGAATGTCGGATTCTGAAAGGTTCCCAATGCGCTGAATTTGGCTGGCTTGAGCCGAAAAGCCCATATCAGAAAGGAAATAAGCCGCTATTGCTAGGGCTTGTCGCTGTTCGGCGGACAGGAGTAGGGGAAATTTTGACTCGACGAGTTCGTAAGGGCTGTGAGTTGTACTTTTAATTTCGATACCGCAGTCCCTCAGCTTGCGAATTGTGCGGGTCAGTTTTTGCTTAACATCAGCATTATCTATAGATTGACCGTGCTGTTCGAGAAAGATTGATAGTAAATCTGTGAGTTCATCGCGTCGTCGTGGTTTTTCGGCTAGAAGTCTGAGGATTTCTAGAGCAAAGGCAAGCTGGTTGTAACTTGCATCCACTTTGGGCGGCATTGTTGGAAAGCGTTTTGCGTATTTGACTCTATTAGTGTTCCCAGAATTTTTCCATTGTAGTCAAAAAATGATACCAAAATTTTTGAACCTAGTACTAGACTTGGTTCAAAGGAAATACAGGGAAGCAAATGAAGCTTTTGTTACAACCCCTCTACTCTCAGCTTAACCCAGGAGTTGAGAACTGTCCGCTTGGGTGTACTTCTAAATGCATTGTCACTCAACAGGCTCCCAATCTTAAGCCACCGCCGGGATGTGTTTGTCCCTTGTCATCGCACCAAGCAAAAACTTATAAAGAAATTATACACGGAAATGCAGATATTATTTGTAATAAATCGGCAACTGGTGATGGTAAGTCGTTGGCTGCAAATTTACCGGGACTCATTAACCCAGACTTCCGCATCATGGCTTTGTATCCCACTATCGAACTTGTGGAAGACCAAGCCGAACAGCAAAAGCACTACAACAGCCTATTCAATTTAGATGCTTCTCAACGGGTTGACCGTCTATTTGGGGCGGAATTAAATAGACGAGTTAAGCAAGCAGATAAGAGTGATAAGTTTCAAGAACTCCTGTTGGCGATTTATCAAAAGCCTGTTTTGCTAACCAATCCCGATATTTTTCATTACATGACTCACTTTCAGTACCGCAATCCGGCTTATGGTAACGCTCAATTACCATTGACATTGGCTGAATGGCCTGATTTATGGGTGTTTGATGAGTTTCCTATTTTTGGCAGCCATCAAGAGACTGCTGCTTTAAATAGTTTGGCGTTCATTCGCCGCAGCCAAGAAAACCAACCTCGTCCCAGACGGTTTTTGTTTACTTCAGCAACACCAAAACCCGATTTTATCGAACAACTCCGCAAAGCTGGTTTTAAAGTGGCTTCAGTTGAGGGTGTTTATGCAAATGAGGATACACCTGGGTTTCGACAAATTCTTCAACCAGTGGACTTGGAGTTTGTGGAATTACCGAAGGACAAAGACACCCAGACGTGGTTAGAGGAAATGATTCCGACTCTTCAGCAAATTCTGAATGTGGAGTCAAAAGCGAGGGGCTTGATTATTATGAATTCGGTGGCGAAAGCCGGTCAGGTCACTCGTTTACTACAAGCTTTGTTACCAGGGGTGATTGTTCGAGAAATTAGCGGACGTATCGATCGCCAGCAAAGATTGCAGGTGCAAAATGACTTGAAAGATTCCAGTCAACCAGTTCTCGTTGTCGGTACATCTGCAGTTGATGTTGGCGTTGATTTTAAAATTCACCTGTTGATTTTTGAAAGTAGCGACTCTGCAACAGTGATGCAGCGTTTGGGACGCTTGGGGAGACATCCCGGTTTTAATCAGTACACGGCTTTTATTTTGATTCCGGGTCATACTCCTTGGGTGACGGCTCGACTGCAAGAAAAACTCACACCCAATCAAACAGTTACACGGGATACTTTAGCAGATGCGATCGCTTATGCATTTGACCCACCCAAAGAATTTCAAAAATATCGCCAACGTTGGGGTACATTGCAGGCGCAGGGAATGTTGTCACGGATGACTCAAGAGAATAGGAAAGTCAGCGAACTAGTCCGTCAACACATGACCGAAGACTTGCAGCGTATTTACTCGCAAGATTTTGCGTCAGCAAGCAGACAGTGGTTTGCGATGCAAAATAATCCTGTTGGTAAAGCAACCCAAAAAGAACTTTTACGCTTCCGAGGAGGTTCAACGCTACAAGCTGCCGTTTGGGATGGCAATAATTTCTATACTTATGACCTGCTACGACTTTTACCTTATGCACGAGTTGAAATTATTAACCGCGACACATTTTTAAATGCAGTTACTCAGTCGGGAAGAGGAGAAGAAGAATTTCCTGATGAATTTATCAATGTTTATCTTCGCATTCAAGAATGGTTAG
This genomic interval from Scytonema hofmannii PCC 7110 contains the following:
- a CDS encoding efflux RND transporter periplasmic adaptor subunit, with protein sequence MTLDTSKPVKSSQLLRKKTLKKQRITNWLPWLLIPFILGGMSYVVYRQVVIVPRQEAIRKILTVPVERQSLPITVSANGTIKPERSINISPKNAGVLKTLLVKEGDTVKQGQAIAYMDDSNLKGQLMQARGQLAQVEANLQKLIAGTRPEEIAQAKAQLDEALANLQKVIVGHRPQEIAQAEARLKSARASLRKVEDDFRRNKNLYDAGAISLQTLNQKRADRDSVEAQVMEVQQALALQKEGSRQEDIEQARAVARQRKHALTLLEVGTRKEDIDAARAQVISARGSLQNIQTQINDTIIRVPFDGVVTKKFADPGSVVTPTTSASSVSSALSSSILSLASTNQVVTNVAETNIAKIRLSQKVTITADAYPGKTFEGQVNQIAAQATLEQNVTSFEVKVTIISDSEKLLKSGMNVEAQFQVDRLQDALVVPTAAVVRRENLTGVLVAGIDNMPVFVPVEIGVTVENLTEIRSGLKGDEKVLLSIPRNYEVESAKQLS
- a CDS encoding ABC transporter permease, with the protein product MKLNRLSSYRNVAILEIFSIAAEALWSNKLRTGLTMLGVIIGISSVISITSVGQGVQKGVEKEIQALGTNVLQVFAGAARNGNISQGQGSASTLTWEDAKAIAKQAPSAEAVSAYLQWTAQVVYGGQNTSTTVYGTDLNYPELRNTYSQQGRFFNQEELETAKQVVVLGPTVQKTLFKEGVRVIGERIRIQGDAYKVIGLMEAKGALGPMDRDDQVYIPLSSMSARLVGRNALSSVSVDGILIKASDRETLDAAQFQVTNLLRLRHNIHPPQADDFKITSQADIINTFSSIVGLCTVMVVAIASISLIVGGIGIANIMLVSVVERTREIGIRKAVGATYSVILNQFLIEAIVISTVGGCIGTVTGICIAALASVVFGFPFIVASWSVIVGFGLSFVVGLLAGVMPARNAAKLDPIAALRSD
- the lysS gene encoding lysine--tRNA ligase, producing the protein MFWADKIAADSQGNQVINDSKTPSGRVHVGSLRGVIIHDVIYRALKHAGKPVKFLYGVDDYDALDTVPKYLNKEKFSPYLGCPLSHVPSPEDTASDYAKYFMGEFLEVFEFLGVKPEVYYLRDLYRSGQLNSHIDIFLKNAHLVREAYKEISKADRPDNWYPFQIVCENCGKIATTSVTDYNDSEVFYTCKPDATNWVQGCGHSGWVSPFDGNGKLPWKVEWVAKWDLLGVTIEMAGKDHSQKGGSRDVANSICRKVLKKQPPFHSPYEFILVNGTKMSSSKGVGSSAKEIAELLPPELLRFLMLRTQPRTVINFAPNYETVTRLLRDYDTLVENYQAYLETQPENPELAQEFMPLFYAQLKDEIKSYNPFDFSTLISLLQIPHLDIQEEVAKRSTKPLSEYDWSIINQRIAAAKKWLQDYAEEEEKLVIHLEQVPDKATGLTEEQLSYLEKLAENLEKVTNWESEELQTTLFATSKELQIQQANAFKAVYLSFVAKERGPKAGALLSYLDKPFVISRLRKVIELNTSQFNLTSANAEA
- a CDS encoding helix-turn-helix transcriptional regulator → MPPKVDASYNQLAFALEILRLLAEKPRRRDELTDLLSIFLEQHGQSIDNADVKQKLTRTIRKLRDCGIEIKSTTHSPYELVESKFPLLLSAEQRQALAIAAYFLSDMGFSAQASQIQRIGNLSESDIPAFVKVDFSPPVDYSDRNLDTIVRQLQERFQQQCRYTIRYQSQPGEGRIWDIDRSELRLHDGVLYLFAFRPDWRSKRFDYWPNIDQNHIFRLDRIVNVGAASDTRWSSCDFPTLKVRYRTSGQLANYKPRRKDEVIVCSDPEGKFRDIEATIDYWFWFRQRILKYGENVQILSPQKLADEMKEEYQKIWEKLSADEN
- the cas3 gene encoding type I-D CRISPR-associated helicase Cas3' — protein: MKLLLQPLYSQLNPGVENCPLGCTSKCIVTQQAPNLKPPPGCVCPLSSHQAKTYKEIIHGNADIICNKSATGDGKSLAANLPGLINPDFRIMALYPTIELVEDQAEQQKHYNSLFNLDASQRVDRLFGAELNRRVKQADKSDKFQELLLAIYQKPVLLTNPDIFHYMTHFQYRNPAYGNAQLPLTLAEWPDLWVFDEFPIFGSHQETAALNSLAFIRRSQENQPRPRRFLFTSATPKPDFIEQLRKAGFKVASVEGVYANEDTPGFRQILQPVDLEFVELPKDKDTQTWLEEMIPTLQQILNVESKARGLIIMNSVAKAGQVTRLLQALLPGVIVREISGRIDRQQRLQVQNDLKDSSQPVLVVGTSAVDVGVDFKIHLLIFESSDSATVMQRLGRLGRHPGFNQYTAFILIPGHTPWVTARLQEKLTPNQTVTRDTLADAIAYAFDPPKEFQKYRQRWGTLQAQGMLSRMTQENRKVSELVRQHMTEDLQRIYSQDFASASRQWFAMQNNPVGKATQKELLRFRGGSTLQAAVWDGNNFYTYDLLRLLPYARVEIINRDTFLNAVTQSGRGEEEFPDEFINVYLRIQEWLDKRVDNLSLHCNRNSSELPVGELYLIDKLSLVGDLQAEVVNCLHHKKLLTFLVPVNKSKLSSHWEVSRTLNLSPLFGLYRLVDASEQAYACAFNQDALLLEALKWHLKKFTSTRFESTIF